A stretch of the Lactuca sativa cultivar Salinas chromosome 9, Lsat_Salinas_v11, whole genome shotgun sequence genome encodes the following:
- the LOC111875877 gene encoding uncharacterized protein LOC111875877 isoform X2: MLRGCTVLYYNMQVTLSGFAYLFSELVQYNQTQVDNIGELERRLEDAGYAVGVRVLELLCHREKGNRRETRLLGILSFVHSTVWKVLFGKVADSLEKGTEHEDEYMISEKELLVNRFISVPKDMGSFNCGAFVAGIVRGVLDNAGFPAVVTAHFVPVDGQQLPRTTILIKFAEEVLRREARLG; the protein is encoded by the exons ATGTTGAGGGGCTGTACAGTTCTGTATTACAATATGCAGGTCACTTTAAGTGGATTTGCTTACTTATTCTCAGAGCTTGTTCAGTACAACCAAACTCAGGTTGACAACATTGGGGAACTAGAAAGGAG ATTGGAGGATGCTGGTTATGCTGTTGGAGTACGAGTTCTGGAATTACTTTGCCATAGGGAAAAG GGTAACAGAAGAGAGACACGTTTGTTGGGAATTTTATCTTTCGTGCATAGCACAGTATGGAAGGTGCTATTTGGAAAG GTAGCGGACTCTCTTGAGAAAGGTACTGAACATGAAGATGAATATATGATTAGTGAAAAGGAGCTCCTGGTCAATAG ATTTATTTCGGTACCCAAAGACATGGGGTCTTTTAACTGTGGTGCTTTCGTTGCTGGGATAGTCagg GGCGTTTTAGACAATGCAGGTTTCCCGGCTGTTGTGACTGCTCATTTTGTTCCGGTGGATGGTCAACAACTCCCCCGGACAACCATTTTGATAAAATTTGCCGAGGAG GTATTACGAAGGGAAGCAAGGTTAGGATGA
- the LOC111875877 gene encoding uncharacterized protein LOC111875877 isoform X1, with protein sequence MIGVGKIKQYTNVLDKPLSKGRQEVTLSGFAYLFSELVQYNQTQVDNIGELERRLEDAGYAVGVRVLELLCHREKGNRRETRLLGILSFVHSTVWKVLFGKVADSLEKGTEHEDEYMISEKELLVNRFISVPKDMGSFNCGAFVAGIVRGVLDNAGFPAVVTAHFVPVDGQQLPRTTILIKFAEEVLRREARLG encoded by the exons ATGATCGGAGTAGGGAAGATTAAGCAGTACACGAATGTTCTGGATAAACCCCTTAGTAAAGGCAGACAAGAG GTCACTTTAAGTGGATTTGCTTACTTATTCTCAGAGCTTGTTCAGTACAACCAAACTCAGGTTGACAACATTGGGGAACTAGAAAGGAG ATTGGAGGATGCTGGTTATGCTGTTGGAGTACGAGTTCTGGAATTACTTTGCCATAGGGAAAAG GGTAACAGAAGAGAGACACGTTTGTTGGGAATTTTATCTTTCGTGCATAGCACAGTATGGAAGGTGCTATTTGGAAAG GTAGCGGACTCTCTTGAGAAAGGTACTGAACATGAAGATGAATATATGATTAGTGAAAAGGAGCTCCTGGTCAATAG ATTTATTTCGGTACCCAAAGACATGGGGTCTTTTAACTGTGGTGCTTTCGTTGCTGGGATAGTCagg GGCGTTTTAGACAATGCAGGTTTCCCGGCTGTTGTGACTGCTCATTTTGTTCCGGTGGATGGTCAACAACTCCCCCGGACAACCATTTTGATAAAATTTGCCGAGGAG GTATTACGAAGGGAAGCAAGGTTAGGATGA